Proteins from one Bombyx mori chromosome 1, ASM3026992v2 genomic window:
- the LOC101741018 gene encoding ras-GEF domain-containing family member 1B, with protein sequence MAMYYYASKLNEASCSGCNIKVPPAPTEPAPVPPTSSNHASLTSDPTLLHGTGLSYYDNDDYYSMVRGNKFMSENSCKHIVMNGGINFVATQKVEGPQLSTVLTPGVKAIPNHPYTNCTTEKSDIEYRDGQIVSATLDTLVEMLRPGASKSFTFTFLLCSRLYLKPHELLSKLCKLYFRNYDKVGKAEVKDLVEKELNDMIALVRVLRQWTSMFPYDFRDDRVMALVRSITQRCAAEHMESVRVEMSTTLEKLLDKLTALEQYEESLVDITQVSSLDQLSQGDILTLGLTPVELANQLTIVELHRLSFVGPEEFVQTFAPIHPPQSTSACKTSISLHHIDTKCTRNLEAYADWFNRLSYLVATDILKGVKSKYRARVIEQWVMTGRECFNLGNFNSLMAIISALNMSPVMRLKKTWSRTSAVCGQQLRQLELCVEPTGNHARYRAALAAAPTETAVPLLSVTCRDLHFANQGSPSRLSGNRVNFEKCALLSKHVSTQLASRRLTTDQSPTPAPPSPHPSVWRYLNDRPTLTEPALELVSFEREPPVDHLEKERLKRLRGSS encoded by the exons ATGGCGATGTATTATTACGCCAGTAAACTGAATGAAGCTTCATGTAGTGGTTGCAATATAAAAGTGCCCCCAGCACCAACGGAGCCAGCACCAGTTCCCCCAACATCCAGTAATCATGCTTCTCTAACTTCTGACCCAACTTTATTACACGGCACTGGACTTTCATACTATGAT AATGACGATTATTACTCAATGGTGAGAGGTAATAAGTTTATGTCTGAAAACTCATGTAAGCACATAGTAATGAATGGTGGCATTAATTTTGTAGCTACTCAAAAAGTTGAAGGTCCACAG TTGTCTACAGTTCTTACTCCTGGTGTAAAGGCTATTCCAAATCATCCCTACACAAATTGCACTACTGAAAAATCAGACATAGAATATAGAGATGGTCAAATTGTGAGCGCCACATTAGATACACTGGTGGAAATGCTTCGTCCTGGGGCAAGCAAATCTTTCACGTTTACATTTTTACTATGTTCTCGACTCTACCTAAAACCTCATGAATTACTCAGCAAActttgtaaactatatttcagAAACTATGACAAAGTA GGAAAGGCAGAAGTCAAAGATTTAGTCGAAAAAGAATTGAATGACATGATAGCTCTTGTGAGAGTGCTCCGTCAGTGGACAAGCATGTTTCCTTATGATTTTCGTGATGATAGAGTAATGGCCCTGGTTCGTAGTATTACACAAAG ATGTGCAGCAGAACATATGGAATCAGTTCGAGTTGAAATGTCAACAACTTTAGAGAAATTACTCGACAAACTAACAGCTTTAGAACAGTATGAAGAGTCACTAGTGGATATAACTCAAGTGTCTTCACTGGATCAGCTGTCTCAG GGCGACATCCTGACACTCGGTCTAACCCCTGTCGAGCTGGCCAATCAACTTACCATAGTGGAGTTGCACAGACTATCGTTTGTCGGTCCCGAAGAATTCGTTCAGACATTTGCTCCAATCCATCCACCGCAGTCCACGTCTGCCTGTAAAACTTCTATAAGCCTACATCATATCGATACTAAGTGCACGAGAAATCTAGAAGCGTACGCCGATTGGTTCAACAGGCTGAGTTATTTAGTTGCAACGGATATATTGAAG GGAGTGAAGAGTAAATACAGAGCTCGGGTGATTGAACAGTGGGTGATGACTGGAAGAGAATGTTTTAATCTTGGCAACTTTAATTCTCTCATGGCCATAATCAGTGCACTGAACATGTCTCCGGTCATGAGATTGAAAAAAACC TGGAGTCGAACGTCAGCGGTTTGCGGTCAACAGTTGAGGCAGCTCGAATTGTGCGTTGAACCTACAGGAAATCATGCGCG ATATCGTGCGGCCCTGGCGGCTGCTCCTACTGAAACAGCCGTGCCGTTGCTTTCTGTTACGTGTAGAGACTTGCATTTTGCTAATCAGGGATCCCCTTCCAG GTTGTCCGGTAATCGCGTGAATTTTGAAAAGTGCGCCCTGTTGAGTAAGCACGTTAGTACGCAGTTAGCTAGCAGACGGCTCACCACTGATCAGTCACCGACACCCGCGCCTCCTTCACCTCACCCCTCTGTCTGGAGATACCTCAACGACAGACCTACTCTCACCGAACCAG CATTGGAATTGGTATCGTTTGAACGCGAGCCCCCTGTTGATCATCTGGAGAAAGAACGACTAAAACGTCTTCGCGGCTCGAGCTAA